The Nymphaea colorata isolate Beijing-Zhang1983 chromosome 7, ASM883128v2, whole genome shotgun sequence DNA window cgggacaatcatttcctgaatctgaaataaaaagccaatattgcttcaacttggttcaggctgatgtatggggcccagctcctgctgtttccaactttattttcagatactttctcctgttaaaagatgacaaatcatggatgagttgggtgttctttctcaagaaaagaggatgaagtcttttttattagcaggcattgtatggccactagcaatatcttatattaacaaaagtcacgcacAGGGTGAATTTTATtcaatcttaagactgtgaaaggttccagattgcgttgagaaggacttggtttcacatgaaagacccacaaatattattaaccgacaaatttttggtggtggcgaaccctctgctaggttaagagaatcaaaacttagctggaacaatcttgacatcagggctgggtcttgttctctctatatgtttgaagtgaaactcttgtcctcagaagaggggtcgaccttttggttgttgttagctcataaccatctagacatcctttgtctttctcactcctcttttttgcttctattgtcgtttctttgctgttcttaatttgtaatttggtgctttcttgtcatctattttataatttttttttcattttatctgtgaaaattgatttggatcaacctatttgaattgtaccagtttgttatcggcccgatatttgatcaaattataattggcatgcagagttctttattttattaaataatcttattcctagtcccatgagttcttttcggcgattgcctgggcctccctttttacacccctacgcatgtccaatgatattggatcgtgtaggtTGGTGCaaggttggagtattttttattttttttataaggaagtgtatattttggaatatttactttttcataaaccctttttgtccttctaaaagacttttttttttacttagacatgttatcttggttattaagcacccatatgcataaattttcatgcataagaccatataagacactaattttagatccggctttccataatacccatgcccatgtgagtagagtcaaatgtccttcaactggcatacatagtgcttccaagttccatccttgcactagtatagcacattgctctcgatccgaccaggtcgactggaaactgaaagcatgtcatcgtcgtttaagaaaagtcattcctgggattcaaagaaaagtcggccgaatttttctcctttaatggcccttgcatccaattaagacgaaccgatacaattaatttctggtaactaaaacttacaagtacaacatatgttcatatatatatatatatatatatatatatatatatatatatatatatatatatatatatataaaggaattgaaatcagctattttttttgttttgtgtggataaaaaccatcacagtgcatttgcattgatcagttgtttgagcatggtcttttgaaagcagttttaAATTATATTGCAGAAGTGGCTGCCTGAAATGTgtgaagttattaacatgaacataactaaagtttgtgtGGCACCATCCATCATGTAGCTCCACCACGGGACTTACCATCACACATgatgattcagttgaatttgaatgtacctgcaattgtgggtgaccttatacaTAATAGGCTCTGgcactagggaagatctctatattttaattttaattggttctcTCTTAAagcaaaatacaaggtcggtcgaatgctattgggcccaGCTATCAATAATTACAAAATAAGCACGTTGTTAATTTGtaagtcatttgacccaaataatgccaatgtttaattgataccatatttttttcgtttaagtttagaaaaagaattatatcagttaattatcagacatttcatgattttgtcatcaaGCTACCTCCAgatttgatagtcatagcaccaacttcatccacattttcttttccccggccCTGAAAATATCATCGTCAAaaccattttcataaaattagatcaaactgatagatataaatttcaaaaaaataacaaagtatattattttgcaaacatgtacgaaggttattataatgtactgctgaagttgaaaaaacaaaatcattatcaatagaatattgataaaaaaaacatataaagacaaagaaaatagtgcgtggGCACCCCGATCGTCGGAagggatgttcaagtaatattgacaaagttaatctttgatgtagattcattacttattcttccTACTAAAAGGGACggcagcctaactcccagcagagttttcatcgaaagtgacaaagaaaattgtgatgGTGTACTTATGTCCGGATGGTTTGAGAGATTGGTTCGATCCTCCTTCgtactttaagttgtgtttgatagttctTGTAGCATTAAAAGGTAAGCTTTaaaagatcctcagcttaaacaaaccaaagatttatgtagcatggatcttaaatccacgtatattaaaaatgatagatttaaggtgGGACGGGGGGGGGGAGTttcgacctgatctggtcccggggaaacaaatacaaccacaacaataaagacaagctattggcaatgccttttgtcgttgcaaataagtttattgccaacttgcaaaagaccaatactagtccttgccctttgcagtgttgccaaaaacgtttcgctagcctcagatcacctgccaccattttagaagtgcacggaCTGGTCATTCCCAGCATTTATCCAATGACgtgcccgtgttgagaaaacttgacaaatcaatgtaaatttgaaaatttacatggataacgacagattcagattagacatccctatcaagtctgaatgaagaataaatttataaaataaagaatcgttaaaatttacttgtttccaccttCCTCccattctacttcaaacttcccaaacatggaaaaatgatgtatttgatgtaatccaagcatgggtttccttcaacaatattgggcgggcagtaagcttcttgatttccacatcaacttctgcctacaaggtccaagatcaaagaatagatcagttttcagcacaaagaaactaaccagcctcaatcaataggacaagcttccacaagaggaagaaactaatcaagcatgcaccttagaaaggacaagcttctgtgaatcaatcatgcctaTCGAGTCTAAATCTTGAATAACTCTCTgctccttgctgacatccacatctgcagtgcctgataggaccataactagttcatatctgatgagatgactcagatgttctctagaagagaaattaactcatgatccactaagtcaaaaccagcttaTGCCaccaagggacaaaatgcaagttccgactaaaattgacttgatactgatgaaactacaagaaaaggaggaaattcggaaattcaaactgttacagtcttaaggtattagaagcaaagtagtttacaaaccaaatcatgagaatatatattgttacattaaagagtggcagctctttgcaaatgcaccatgtctcaaacagcaactatgtgtttcaacaactatacttagtaagtagattacacctgtgacatgtaacttgtttccaatagctatagatgtgccatcagtcttaagaattatatttataatttcaccaatacattctatttgttgagtgcattggccacctgtaaccacattctagaaataaaatcagcattaatagaagatataccaagataagatcgagagaaaggattaagtagaccaagtaaggttactaaaagtAGCAAGAAGGtaatagacagtataaaggctataagcgcaaaagatcttggacgctccatgagcagcaattagggcacggacattggcaaagaggaattcttacatccataccagtgctacatagtaatgagactgaataatcatcttacccatgtgttgcGGAGGAAGGCCctgaagttgttcagtataaggtggcatatcaaaaagtacaaagtcataaaattcttaataaataggtagattgtattgatttccaaataaatatcttcatgcatacaaagtatgtggaatggatcaaagaaagtaggtcttacaaaagctttgaatgctggacgatgtgcagccatctcatataagcaatttgaaaaccatatccaaaacttatactaaaaaagttagtacaattatcatacaaaaaattggccatcatggaaaaaatgagagagagaagagaccaaatatcagatttgaaaccatattgaatggctgaatatagatcgttagagagagttataagattatataggttagccacaatctacttcacccattttcaaagacccagagaatttaatcaacaaaagaatatccaaaacaaaacgagcagaagctatggtaaaaatgcatgcttgaaatgtagaatgctttgtagctgcacctactaaaaacactcGATATTCTAtttgacttagctattacttacaagacacacttacaggactcgtgtgtaaaaaaagtgtagcaaataccaccaaactaccttataggtatccgcactgccctttcaagataatctaagatgccctctattattccttgcaacaccacctttaaagtcaaataaaataaaacatcaacctcgtatttgaaaagaattaacatggcattattataagacttttcagtttcacacagaaaaaaacctcaaaatgatcaaatgtagTCAGACTAGGAGAAAAGAtcatgaaagatatacaaaatgtgtcatttctaagattctaacttttagatccacaagagggggagggagagagttgaatgtgcaataaccagaaacacacaattatgaccaaataaaacccttacttataggtgacaaaagtctagaacttttgttcgtacgataaacaattcatttctacatGTTGAacttttttcatggctggaccttagccctgtgtacattcagttggtgcaaaagaaagcagtctgttgcccagatcatacttgacatgcatgttttgctgcgcaatattcccaaagatgggcatctctccatctttaatggctaagcaggtgattccacttctaaacattccaaagatatttgaaggtggcagcttccagtctgcattagtgaaatgaaaggtcatctccagcaacccttcatatggatcagCATTGTCCTCTACATGGTAACACAGCAAATcttgctcaggaggatagaAGTGTTCACGGTTTATGACATTAGCCACTGCATTTGCCACTCGaccatacacatctttggcaagaaaagtcaggctggtacccgagtctatgatgatcgatctagcatctcccaacaatgcagtcgtctgtgcaccaccaaattgtgtgttgagtctgctgttcccgacacttatgtctgtcaggatgagcacataaaagctgccttcaccaccatctgatgccatcggCGTCTCTTGAACCTCTTCTGTGCCTGAAAACTCTGTGTCCTCgctgaatttgagctgtcccacggaattgttttcattgctatatggaggaagacagtaagcaaatttgtcatcaatggaagagccaatctgtttaacaagagagagaggaccacggCCAAGGCCAACAACAAGGCCAGGAACTTTACGCAGGGCAGACTCAGGATTATCTTCAtgatgaacacaaccaaagacaattccttcatgcttgatggtgtcggcaccattgtcaaacaggAGCGTCTCGGAGGCTAGGACCCCTTCTGCTTTGGAATTGTCtccataggaatatctgaaccaGCAAAGTGGGTCGCTGGTGCAACGATGGTTCTGCAATTCCATGCAAAAGCGGGTGGAGCATCTTTGgttcttgtaggtggacgactgacgtggatcaaacattggtgttttgacggggcagttgtcacaatggcAGCATGTTGCCCATTTGAGGTTGCTACCAGTGTCTATAATGGCCCAGTACAAGCTGGATGGGGTACCCAGCGAGAGCTTCACGAGAAACTCACTGGGACCAGCCATCACCGGGCTGGAGATCACGCTGGAGGTATTTGTAAACCGTGAAGCAATGCTGCGGGAGCACAACATGGAGCGCAGATTCACCTGCTCAGCTCATTGAGCTCGAGTGGATGaagggtcatagagaggtgacagggatgagtctcgatgaatgaggtctatagagaagccgagaggtttggaagcgaagattgtggtagggttaggcagtattgcaagtaAGAACAGCtgcaggaggaggctgaatgctaagggggagaagaaCGCTGCCATGGTGAGGTCTAAAAGGTTGCTGTACTAAggataaatgtgttgatatt harbors:
- the LOC116257247 gene encoding aspartic proteinase CDR1-like encodes the protein MAAFSSASRLLLQLLLLAVLPSPTSIFASKPLGFSIDLIHRDSSLSPLYDLSFTLAQRAKQFALRSMLHCRRIASLFAKTTSMISSPVMRGSGEYLMKLSLGTPSRLYGATLDTGSDLIWTTCRPCDSCSSQTTPMFDPRQSSTYKNQRCSTRFCMELQNHRCTSDPLCWFRYSYGDNSKAEGVLASETLLFDNDNPESALRKVPGLVVGLGRGPLSLVKQIGSSIDDKFAYCLPITCLAIKDGEMPIFGNIAQQNMHVKYDLGNRLLSFAPTE